Proteins co-encoded in one Thermochromatium tepidum ATCC 43061 genomic window:
- a CDS encoding RidA family protein — protein MTKQIIRTDQAPRAIGTYSQAVRSDRTVYLSGQIPLVPETMELIAGDMGAQIRRVFDNLRAVAQAAGGDLTEIVKLNVFLIDLDDFTLVNQIMAEYFQEPYPARAVIGVAALPKGARVEMDAILVLE, from the coding sequence ATGACCAAACAGATCATCCGCACCGATCAGGCACCGCGCGCCATCGGTACCTATTCGCAGGCCGTCCGCAGCGATCGGACCGTCTATCTCTCCGGCCAGATTCCGCTGGTGCCCGAGACCATGGAACTGATCGCGGGCGACATGGGCGCCCAGATCCGGCGCGTCTTCGACAACCTGCGCGCGGTCGCTCAGGCCGCTGGCGGCGATCTCACCGAGATTGTCAAGCTCAATGTCTTTCTCATCGACCTCGATGACTTCACCTTGGTCAATCAGATCATGGCCGAGTATTTTCAAGAACCCTATCCAGCGCGCGCAGTCATCGGCGTGGCGGCCCTGCCTAAGGGCGCCAGGGTCGAGATGGACGCCATCCTGGTTTTGGAGTGA
- a CDS encoding SulP family inorganic anion transporter, with protein MNQLQLLFQRLRTQHPLTTGKQLLGALDWSWATPYKAWLPQLTMRDVRADLIAALTGAIVVLPQGVAFATIAGMPPEYGLYAGMVPAIVAAWFGSSRHLVSGPTTAASVVLFSALSPLATPGTPDYVALALTLTFMVGVIELMLGFARIGALVNFISHSVIVGFTAGAAILIAAKQLKHFFGIQMDSGGHLHDILFEFLRHLLDFNPSATLVALVTLGLGIACKRWLPRIPYMILALLGGSLLALGLRQWLGEETTHIATVGALPATLPPLSAPALTLDHIRELAPAALAVTLFALTEAISIARALAARGGYRIDGNQEFIGQGLSNIAGSFFSGYVATGSFNRSGVNYEAGARTPLAAIFAAFMLMAIVLLVAPYASYLPKAAMAGVLFLVAWGLIDLKEIRHILHSSKRETAVLAVTFFSALFLDLEFAIFAGVLLSLVLYLERTSKPRIVTLAPDPRLPKHAFSSDPEVVQCPQLRFVRIDGSLFFGSVAHVEQYFDRLRAEYPEQKHLALIANGINFVDLQGGHTLVAEAERRRCEGGGMYLINVKQGLWESLEQCGCLEATGGRNVFQSKTAAVRAIYQKLDKAVCATCDRRIFQECQEAKAA; from the coding sequence ATGAACCAACTCCAGTTGCTCTTCCAGAGGCTGCGGACACAACATCCGCTGACGACCGGCAAACAGCTCCTCGGCGCGCTCGATTGGTCCTGGGCCACGCCGTACAAGGCCTGGCTGCCGCAGCTAACCATGCGCGATGTGCGCGCCGATCTGATCGCCGCACTCACCGGCGCCATCGTGGTGCTACCCCAGGGCGTGGCCTTCGCCACCATCGCCGGGATGCCGCCCGAATACGGCCTCTATGCCGGCATGGTCCCGGCGATCGTCGCCGCCTGGTTCGGTTCATCGCGCCATCTGGTCTCGGGGCCGACCACGGCCGCCTCGGTGGTGCTATTCTCGGCGCTCTCGCCCCTGGCGACCCCTGGGACGCCGGACTATGTCGCACTCGCCCTCACCCTGACCTTCATGGTCGGTGTGATCGAGCTGATGCTGGGCTTTGCGCGCATTGGGGCGCTGGTCAATTTCATCTCGCACTCGGTGATCGTGGGGTTCACGGCCGGTGCGGCGATCCTGATTGCGGCCAAGCAGCTCAAGCACTTCTTCGGCATCCAGATGGACAGCGGCGGCCATCTGCACGACATCCTGTTCGAGTTCCTCCGACACCTCCTGGACTTCAACCCCAGCGCCACCCTGGTGGCCCTAGTGACCCTGGGCCTGGGGATCGCCTGCAAACGCTGGCTGCCGCGCATCCCCTACATGATCCTCGCCCTGCTCGGCGGTAGTCTGCTGGCGCTTGGACTCAGGCAGTGGCTCGGCGAGGAGACGACCCATATCGCCACCGTCGGCGCCCTACCCGCGACCCTGCCGCCGCTCTCGGCCCCCGCGCTGACCCTAGATCACATCCGTGAGCTTGCACCGGCGGCCCTGGCCGTGACCCTGTTCGCCCTGACCGAGGCGATCTCGATCGCCCGGGCACTCGCTGCGCGCGGCGGCTATCGCATCGATGGCAATCAAGAGTTCATCGGCCAGGGGTTGTCCAACATCGCCGGGTCTTTTTTCTCGGGCTATGTGGCCACCGGATCGTTCAACCGCAGCGGCGTCAACTATGAGGCCGGCGCGCGCACCCCCCTGGCCGCGATCTTCGCCGCCTTCATGCTGATGGCGATCGTGCTGCTCGTGGCACCCTATGCGAGCTATCTGCCTAAGGCGGCCATGGCCGGGGTGCTGTTTCTGGTCGCCTGGGGGCTGATCGACCTCAAGGAGATCCGCCACATCCTGCATTCATCCAAGCGCGAGACGGCAGTGTTGGCCGTGACCTTCTTCTCGGCGCTGTTTTTGGACCTGGAGTTTGCGATCTTTGCCGGGGTACTGCTGTCCCTGGTGCTCTATCTGGAACGCACCTCCAAGCCGCGCATCGTCACCCTGGCCCCGGATCCCAGGCTGCCCAAACACGCCTTCTCCAGCGATCCCGAGGTGGTCCAGTGTCCACAGTTGCGTTTCGTGCGCATCGATGGCTCGCTGTTCTTTGGCTCCGTGGCCCATGTCGAGCAATATTTCGACCGGCTGCGCGCCGAGTATCCTGAGCAGAAACATCTGGCCCTGATCGCTAACGGGATCAACTTTGTTGACCTCCAGGGCGGTCATACGCTGGTGGCGGAGGCCGAGCGGCGTCGCTGCGAGGGTGGCGGGATGTATCTGATCAACGTCAAGCAGGGGCTGTGGGAGTCGCTAGAGCAATGCGGCTGTCTGGAGGCCACGGGTGGGCGCAACGTCTTCCAGTCCAAGACCGCCGCGGTGCGGGCCATCTATCAGAAGCTCGACAAGGCGGTGTGTGCCACCTGCGACAGGCGCATCTTCCAGGAGTGCCAGGAGGCAAAGGCCGCATGA
- the lipA gene encoding lipoyl synthase has translation MSTPDSLHAPSRATPDTHQRGQDKLARIPVRVETQAPGLRKPDWIRARAPVGPGVARIKKLLREYRLATVCEEAQCPNLGECFAHGTATFMILGDVCTRRCPFCDVAHGRPQPPDPDEPVHLAESIARLGLRYAVITSVDRDDLRDGGAGHFATCLRAIRARNPNTRLECLVPDFRGRESVALDQFTGEAIPDVFNHNLETVPRLYREVRPGADYRGSLALLQAFKARHPAVPTKSGLMLGLGETQDEVLAVMRDLRTQGCDMLTLGQYLQPSRDHLPVRRYWTPDEFDALRRVGEEMGFSNVASGALVRSSYHADQQAGNLVR, from the coding sequence ATGTCAACGCCGGATTCTCTACATGCGCCCTCGCGCGCCACACCCGATACCCACCAGCGCGGCCAGGACAAGCTCGCGCGTATCCCGGTCAGGGTCGAGACCCAAGCCCCTGGGCTGCGCAAGCCGGACTGGATTCGCGCGCGCGCCCCTGTCGGTCCGGGTGTGGCGCGAATCAAGAAGCTACTCCGCGAGTACAGACTGGCGACGGTCTGCGAAGAGGCCCAGTGCCCGAATCTGGGCGAGTGCTTTGCGCATGGCACGGCGACCTTCATGATCCTCGGTGATGTCTGTACCCGCCGCTGTCCCTTCTGTGATGTTGCCCACGGTCGCCCCCAGCCACCCGACCCGGATGAGCCGGTCCATCTGGCCGAGTCGATCGCGCGCCTGGGGTTGCGCTATGCAGTCATCACCTCGGTCGATCGCGACGATCTGCGCGATGGTGGGGCCGGGCACTTTGCCACCTGTCTGCGTGCTATCCGCGCGCGCAATCCCAACACCCGGCTCGAATGTCTGGTGCCAGATTTTCGCGGTCGCGAGTCGGTGGCGCTCGATCAGTTCACAGGCGAGGCCATCCCGGACGTCTTCAATCACAACCTGGAGACCGTCCCGCGTCTCTATCGCGAGGTGCGTCCGGGCGCCGATTACCGCGGTTCCCTAGCCCTACTCCAGGCGTTTAAGGCACGCCACCCCGCAGTACCAACCAAATCCGGCCTCATGCTTGGGCTTGGCGAGACCCAGGACGAGGTGCTCGCAGTCATGCGCGATCTACGCACCCAGGGCTGCGACATGCTCACCCTCGGGCAATATCTCCAGCCCTCGCGCGATCATCTGCCAGTGCGCCGCTACTGGACGCCGGATGAGTTCGATGCCCTGCGGCGCGTCGGTGAGGAGATGGGCTTTTCCAATGTTGCCAGCGGCGCCCTGGTGCGCTCGTCCTATCACGCCGACCAGCAGGCCGGCAATCTGGTGCGCTGA
- the idi gene encoding isopentenyl-diphosphate Delta-isomerase, with protein MKAHILPRPAASDLERAAQRDAAEQLILVDEQDRPIGVADKLKPHRLGQLHRAFSILVFNPQGELLLQRRAASKYHFASRWSNTCCGHPRPGETTPMAAVRRLKEEFGIRVPLNERAEFVYRAEDQATGLIEHEYLHVFYGTHTEAPRPDPTEIGAWRWMSVPAIKRALRLHPEWFTPWFGLLVARMLSD; from the coding sequence TTGAAGGCTCACATCCTGCCCCGTCCGGCGGCGTCCGATCTGGAACGGGCCGCCCAGCGCGATGCAGCCGAGCAGCTGATCCTCGTCGACGAGCAGGATCGACCCATCGGGGTTGCCGACAAGCTCAAACCGCATCGGCTCGGCCAGCTGCATCGTGCCTTCTCGATCCTGGTCTTCAACCCCCAGGGTGAGCTGCTGTTGCAGCGCCGTGCGGCCAGCAAATATCACTTTGCCTCACGCTGGTCGAATACCTGTTGTGGCCATCCGCGTCCGGGCGAGACTACGCCGATGGCGGCCGTTCGGCGTCTGAAGGAAGAGTTCGGGATCCGTGTGCCGCTGAACGAGCGGGCCGAGTTCGTGTACCGGGCCGAGGACCAGGCGACCGGCCTGATCGAGCATGAATATCTGCATGTCTTCTACGGCACCCACACTGAGGCCCCGCGTCCAGATCCGACTGAGATCGGCGCCTGGCGCTGGATGTCGGTGCCGGCGATCAAGCGTGCCCTGCGTCTGCACCCCGAGTGGTTTACCCCCTGGTTCGGGCTGCTCGTCGCTCGTATGCTGAGCGACTGA
- a CDS encoding RuBisCO large subunit C-terminal-like domain-containing protein, which translates to MVANDWAGFFADEASLDREAYLFLDYYLECAGDPKLAAAHFCSEQSTAQWRRVGSDEDLRPRFGARVVALEILGRRSEFSYGLGSNSEGPITACRLRIAHPHGNFGPKLPNLLSTVCGEGTFFAPGIPVVKLLDITFPESYLASFQGPQFGVAGLRALLQVQDRPIFFGVIKPNIGLPPEALSELGYEGWIGGLDIAKDDEMLTDTDWCPLERRAELLGAARRQAEAATGVPKIYLANITDEVDRLVELHDCAVARGANALLINALPTGLSAVRMLRRHAQVPLVAHFPFIAACSRLERFGVHTRVITKLQRLAGYDVIIMPGFGARMHMNDDEVLACVQACLEPMGPIKPSLPVPGGSDWAGTLRPLYERLGTVDFGFVPGRGVFGHPLGPRAGAASLRQAWGAIVAGETLDERARRHPELGAAITAFGKPAHAQAASSQPSDPASESKRAGGGR; encoded by the coding sequence ATGGTAGCAAACGACTGGGCCGGTTTTTTTGCCGATGAGGCGTCCCTGGATCGGGAGGCCTATCTCTTCCTGGATTACTATCTGGAATGTGCCGGCGATCCCAAGCTGGCCGCTGCGCACTTCTGCTCCGAGCAGTCAACGGCACAGTGGCGTCGGGTCGGATCGGATGAGGATCTACGCCCAAGATTCGGTGCGCGCGTGGTCGCTCTCGAGATCCTCGGGCGGCGGTCTGAGTTCAGTTACGGCCTGGGTTCGAATTCAGAGGGCCCCATAACGGCTTGCCGGCTGCGCATCGCCCATCCGCACGGCAACTTTGGACCAAAGTTGCCAAACCTGCTGAGCACCGTCTGCGGTGAGGGGACGTTTTTCGCGCCTGGCATCCCAGTCGTCAAGCTACTGGACATCACCTTTCCCGAATCTTATCTCGCGTCTTTCCAAGGCCCGCAGTTCGGTGTCGCCGGTTTGCGGGCGCTGTTGCAGGTCCAGGATCGCCCGATCTTCTTCGGCGTCATCAAGCCCAATATCGGACTGCCACCTGAGGCGCTCAGCGAGTTGGGATATGAGGGCTGGATCGGCGGGTTGGATATCGCCAAGGATGACGAGATGTTGACCGACACCGACTGGTGTCCGCTGGAGCGGCGCGCCGAGCTCCTGGGTGCAGCGCGGCGACAGGCCGAGGCCGCGACCGGCGTGCCCAAGATCTATCTGGCCAACATCACCGACGAGGTCGATCGTCTGGTCGAGCTGCACGATTGCGCCGTGGCGCGGGGGGCCAATGCCCTGCTGATCAATGCCCTCCCCACAGGCTTAAGCGCGGTGCGGATGTTGCGCCGGCACGCCCAGGTGCCACTGGTGGCACATTTTCCCTTTATCGCCGCCTGCTCTCGCCTGGAGCGTTTCGGTGTCCATACCCGGGTCATCACCAAGCTACAGCGGCTCGCGGGCTATGATGTCATCATCATGCCTGGATTCGGGGCCCGCATGCACATGAACGATGACGAGGTCCTGGCCTGTGTCCAGGCCTGTCTCGAGCCCATGGGTCCGATCAAGCCGAGTCTGCCGGTGCCGGGCGGCAGCGACTGGGCCGGCACCCTGCGCCCCTTGTATGAACGGCTGGGTACGGTCGATTTCGGGTTCGTACCGGGACGCGGTGTCTTCGGTCATCCGCTGGGTCCGCGCGCTGGGGCAGCCAGCCTCCGTCAGGCCTGGGGGGCGATCGTCGCCGGCGAGACGCTGGATGAACGGGCCAGGCGTCATCCCGAACTCGGTGCAGCGATCACTGCCTTCGGCAAGCCGGCGCACGCGCAAGCCGCCTCGTCTCAGCCGTCTGATCCAGCTTCTGAATCGAAGCGCGCTGGAGGTGGCCGTTGA
- the murU gene encoding N-acetylmuramate alpha-1-phosphate uridylyltransferase MurU gives MRAMILAAGRGARMRPLTDHSPKPLLVAGGKPLIQYHLERLAAAGIRELVINHAHLGAQIEAALGDGARFGVRIQYSPENPALETGGGILKALPLLGPEPFLVINGDVWCDVDFAGLAIEAGDLAHLVLVANPPHHPDGDFALSDGRVLDRGAPRLTFSGIGVYRPELFDGQRPGVFPLAPLLRRAMATGQVGGRRHDGHWFDIGTPERLAALDAWLNR, from the coding sequence ATGAGGGCGATGATCCTGGCCGCGGGTCGCGGTGCGCGGATGCGTCCGCTCACCGACCACAGCCCCAAGCCGCTGCTGGTCGCCGGCGGCAAGCCCCTGATCCAGTATCACCTCGAACGCCTGGCGGCGGCCGGGATCCGCGAGCTGGTGATCAATCATGCCCATCTGGGCGCACAGATCGAGGCGGCGCTCGGAGACGGCGCGCGATTTGGGGTCAGGATCCAGTATTCGCCCGAAAACCCGGCCCTGGAGACCGGCGGTGGGATCCTCAAGGCCCTGCCGCTGCTCGGCCCCGAACCCTTCTTGGTCATCAACGGCGATGTCTGGTGCGATGTCGATTTCGCCGGACTGGCGATCGAGGCCGGGGATCTCGCGCATCTAGTGTTGGTCGCCAATCCGCCCCATCACCCGGACGGCGACTTTGCGCTCAGCGACGGGCGCGTCCTGGATCGAGGCGCCCCACGCCTGACCTTCAGTGGCATCGGGGTCTATCGGCCCGAGCTGTTCGATGGGCAGCGTCCGGGCGTCTTTCCGCTCGCCCCGCTGCTCCGTCGGGCGATGGCCACCGGTCAGGTCGGCGGCCGGCGCCATGACGGGCATTGGTTCGACATCGGGACACCCGAACGCCTGGCCGCCCTGGACGCCTGGTTGAATCGGTAG
- a CDS encoding phosphoribosylaminoimidazolesuccinocarboxamide synthase: protein MPALYHSNLPPLKRIARGKVRDLYRIDDDHLLIVATDRLSAFDVVLPDPIPGKGEVLARLSCFWFARTADLIPNHLTEIPVSSVVTDPQMRAELGDRALVVRRLQPLPVEAIVRGYLIGSGWKDYQARGAVCGIALPPGLRQADRLPEPIFTPSTKAGPGAHDENVDFARTVDLIGRELAEQVRDTSLAIYRRCVAYALERGIIIADTKFEFGLDHDGRLYLIDELLTPDSSRFWPADAYQPGMSPPSFDKQFVRDYLETLDWDKTPPGPSLPPEIIARTAAKYREAEERLMA, encoded by the coding sequence ATGCCCGCCCTCTATCATTCCAATCTCCCCCCTCTCAAGCGGATCGCGCGCGGCAAGGTCCGCGATCTCTATCGGATCGACGACGACCATCTGCTCATCGTGGCCACAGATCGGCTCTCCGCCTTCGACGTGGTGCTGCCCGATCCCATCCCCGGCAAGGGCGAGGTGCTGGCGCGGTTATCGTGCTTCTGGTTCGCGCGCACGGCTGACCTCATCCCCAATCATCTCACCGAGATCCCGGTGTCTTCGGTGGTGACGGACCCTCAAATGCGCGCCGAACTCGGCGACCGCGCCCTGGTGGTGCGCCGCCTCCAGCCGCTCCCGGTCGAGGCCATCGTGCGCGGCTATCTGATCGGCTCGGGCTGGAAGGACTATCAGGCCAGGGGCGCGGTCTGTGGTATCGCCCTGCCGCCAGGTCTGCGTCAGGCCGACCGCCTACCCGAGCCCATCTTCACCCCCTCGACCAAGGCCGGGCCGGGCGCGCATGATGAGAACGTCGATTTCGCGCGCACCGTCGATCTGATCGGTCGCGAGCTGGCCGAGCAGGTGCGCGACACCAGTCTGGCCATCTATCGGCGCTGCGTCGCCTATGCGCTGGAGCGCGGGATCATCATCGCCGACACCAAGTTCGAGTTCGGGCTCGATCACGACGGGCGGTTGTATCTGATCGACGAACTCCTGACCCCGGATTCATCGCGCTTCTGGCCCGCCGACGCCTACCAGCCGGGCATGAGTCCACCGAGCTTCGACAAGCAGTTCGTGCGCGATTATCTAGAAACGCTCGACTGGGATAAGACCCCACCCGGTCCCAGCCTGCCACCCGAGATCATCGCACGCACGGCGGCCAAATATCGCGAGGCCGAGGAACGGCTGATGGCCTGA
- the mltB gene encoding lytic murein transglycosylase B: MPRVRLLPWLLILALVGCGTSPTREDMSYHVRPVSVSGDFAGAPGVYAFIERMRRHGYPPERTAAILSGARLQPSIIDLMDQQSPRQATGPSGAWTRYRAKFLSEDSINNGVAFWRRNEVALERAAARYGVPPEYIVAIIGVETRYGGFTGKTRILDALATLAFAYPRRAEYFAGELEQFLVMAKEENLDPFALRGSFAGAMGLGQFMPSSFREHAVDHDGDGQRDLWNPSDAIGSVANYFRHHGWQPGEPVAVPAQVRSVASAHAMKTGFKTRYGLNELASHGITPMRPLGRAEAVSLLELDAQGGYEYWLGLKNFDVITRYNQSTYYAMAVHQLAQAIRSRKGGLDGGRVSSTW; this comes from the coding sequence ATGCCTCGCGTGCGACTCCTGCCCTGGTTATTGATCCTGGCGCTGGTCGGTTGCGGCACTTCACCGACGCGCGAGGATATGTCCTATCACGTCCGACCAGTCTCGGTCAGCGGCGACTTTGCCGGGGCGCCCGGGGTCTACGCCTTCATCGAGCGCATGCGCCGGCACGGCTATCCGCCCGAACGCACGGCGGCCATCCTCTCGGGCGCGCGGCTTCAGCCGTCCATCATTGATCTCATGGACCAGCAGTCGCCCCGCCAAGCGACTGGACCGAGCGGGGCCTGGACGCGCTACCGGGCCAAGTTCCTGAGCGAGGACTCCATCAACAACGGGGTTGCCTTCTGGCGACGCAACGAGGTTGCACTTGAACGCGCCGCCGCACGCTATGGGGTCCCCCCCGAATACATCGTCGCCATCATTGGGGTCGAAACGCGCTACGGTGGCTTCACGGGCAAGACGCGCATCCTCGATGCCCTGGCCACACTCGCCTTCGCCTATCCGCGTCGCGCCGAATACTTCGCCGGCGAGCTAGAACAGTTCCTGGTCATGGCGAAAGAAGAGAACCTGGATCCCTTCGCACTGCGTGGATCCTTTGCCGGTGCCATGGGGCTCGGGCAGTTCATGCCCTCGAGCTTCCGCGAGCATGCGGTCGACCACGATGGCGATGGCCAGCGCGACCTCTGGAATCCGTCCGATGCCATCGGCAGTGTGGCCAATTATTTCCGTCACCACGGCTGGCAGCCGGGCGAGCCGGTGGCGGTGCCCGCCCAGGTCCGTTCGGTAGCGAGCGCGCATGCGATGAAGACAGGTTTCAAGACCCGCTATGGATTGAACGAGCTTGCCAGTCACGGTATCACGCCCATGCGCCCGCTCGGGCGGGCCGAAGCCGTCAGCCTGCTCGAACTCGACGCCCAGGGTGGCTATGAATACTGGCTGGGACTCAAGAACTTCGACGTCATTACACGCTACAATCAAAGTACCTATTACGCCATGGCGGTGCACCAGCTCGCCCAGGCGATCCGTTCGCGCAAGGGCGGACTCGATGGGGGGCGGGTGAGTTCGACCTGGTGA
- a CDS encoding secondary thiamine-phosphate synthase enzyme YjbQ produces MHVVCEQLSLHTHAPIELIDLSEQVRQVFARHPVRQGWLTVTSAHTTAFVALNEREPKLQQDMLDFLTRLAPPGQTSYRHDIDPIDGRPNTHAHLIGLFMNASETILIEDGRLLLGDWQSIFFIELDGPRPQRQIRVQIAGLI; encoded by the coding sequence ATGCATGTTGTTTGCGAACAACTCTCCTTGCACACGCACGCGCCTATCGAGCTCATCGATCTCTCCGAGCAGGTGCGACAGGTGTTCGCGCGCCACCCCGTCCGCCAGGGTTGGCTGACGGTGACCTCGGCGCATACCACGGCCTTTGTGGCCCTGAACGAGCGTGAGCCGAAGCTCCAGCAGGATATGCTCGATTTCCTGACGCGACTTGCGCCGCCCGGTCAGACATCCTATCGGCACGACATCGATCCGATCGACGGTCGTCCCAACACCCATGCGCATCTCATCGGGCTGTTCATGAATGCCTCTGAGACCATCCTGATCGAGGACGGGCGGCTTCTGCTCGGCGATTGGCAGTCGATCTTTTTCATCGAGCTCGATGGGCCACGTCCGCAACGCCAGATACGCGTGCAAATCGCTGGTCTCATCTGA
- a CDS encoding Uma2 family endonuclease, whose amino-acid sequence MSQQHAHASRLSVEDYLANEDGADIRHEYIDGDLYAMTGASRQHVLITLNMVAHLRPLLRGTPCQLFANDMKVRLKIAEQDIFYYPDLILTCDPDDRETYYCTRPCLLVEVMSESSARIDRREKLLAYQTLPSLIEYLLVDQYLRRIEVYRRAQGWALEVCTEGAVRLDCLGIEVPLEVIYEDVPAPADRRPAA is encoded by the coding sequence ATGTCTCAACAGCATGCCCATGCATCGCGTCTGAGCGTCGAGGACTATCTGGCCAACGAGGATGGCGCCGACATCCGGCATGAGTACATCGACGGCGATCTGTACGCCATGACTGGCGCCAGCCGTCAGCATGTACTCATTACCCTCAACATGGTGGCGCATCTGCGTCCCCTGCTGCGCGGAACACCTTGCCAGCTCTTCGCCAACGACATGAAGGTCCGGCTCAAGATCGCTGAGCAGGACATCTTCTATTACCCCGATCTGATCCTGACCTGCGACCCAGACGACCGCGAGACCTATTACTGCACTCGGCCCTGTCTGCTGGTCGAGGTGATGTCGGAGTCCAGCGCACGCATCGATCGGCGCGAGAAGCTGCTCGCCTATCAAACGCTGCCCAGTTTGATCGAATATCTACTCGTTGATCAGTATCTGCGCCGCATCGAGGTCTATCGTCGCGCGCAGGGCTGGGCGCTGGAGGTCTGCACCGAAGGGGCGGTGCGGCTCGACTGCCTCGGCATCGAGGTGCCGCTGGAGGTGATCTACGAAGATGTTCCGGCACCGGCGGACAGACGGCCCGCGGCTTGA